A stretch of the Fibrobacter sp. UBA4297 genome encodes the following:
- a CDS encoding PorV/PorQ family protein → MRKSLLSAILLAPAMALATGSAIITLQMPVGARQLGMGEVGAALADDATAMYYNPAGLAFGPLADEWRTSYKADAKQTPFFTHMASRSKNGFFDKSELWAGTTQGILKFDGEQWVNYYSVTLQGNAKIKDAVRTYVGSERGLDEYTRVVKAFNDVKNADDESHVVEVKMPWDLVVKDTITAILYESLTEKLWVGTPKGLYRFDGKSWKSFETELGERRVTALAKQGASLWIGTDNGLFVYRNGAFEQKGKVLPSQKINALVWSENRKELYVAVDGAGVARLTPKKSANDKDRWSLFNLEDGIMDLTPTALAVDSSGHVWAAHKGGLSHFTLRKWEQVQFANNTVNDVSVDRKGAIWIATDLGVWRHLPDYATASGRKAELERSSKEDPEATKRDDEWTHYHQGNGLSTNKVWEVLPEGNDVWFSTANGMEQYKDADYQLTAFYEKLLPVLNIPDLYHLYGGMTIPLNDWGTLGVSVNFVSFGSTVVSGDLDADDLVAYNSSEIVGGVSYGTRFPNDWGLGLSIKFFYSDLSSGAGAGEEEATTFGYAFDIGVLKKNLFIPKLNFALVLANIGPSVYYVDKTIEDPIPLTWRLGLSYEILSMADYKWTVAFDYNREVVMDDDKGNPEPFYIACWKDLFAPDDDDVNTLLQGVFNFGTEFIYSNTIALRLGYLYDRVGKRNEVDFGVGVMLSDVLQFDWATIKNVGRADGVRDGQMRFGLLFKF, encoded by the coding sequence TTGCGTAAGTCATTATTATCTGCTATTCTTTTGGCACCTGCCATGGCACTCGCCACAGGTTCGGCCATCATCACCCTCCAGATGCCCGTTGGCGCACGCCAGCTAGGTATGGGCGAAGTCGGTGCCGCACTTGCCGATGACGCAACCGCCATGTACTACAACCCGGCAGGGCTTGCATTCGGGCCTCTCGCTGACGAATGGCGCACTTCTTACAAAGCAGACGCCAAGCAAACGCCGTTCTTCACGCACATGGCATCCCGCTCCAAGAACGGGTTCTTCGACAAAAGCGAACTCTGGGCAGGCACCACGCAGGGCATTCTCAAGTTCGATGGCGAACAGTGGGTCAACTACTACTCCGTCACCTTGCAAGGGAACGCCAAGATTAAGGACGCCGTACGCACCTACGTTGGCTCGGAACGCGGTCTCGACGAATACACCCGAGTCGTGAAAGCATTCAACGACGTGAAAAATGCCGACGACGAATCGCACGTGGTCGAAGTCAAGATGCCCTGGGACCTCGTCGTCAAGGACACCATCACCGCCATCCTCTACGAAAGCCTTACCGAAAAGCTCTGGGTAGGTACCCCCAAGGGCCTTTACCGCTTTGACGGCAAGAGCTGGAAATCCTTTGAAACGGAACTCGGCGAACGCCGCGTGACCGCACTTGCAAAGCAGGGCGCCTCCCTCTGGATCGGTACAGACAACGGTCTCTTCGTCTACCGCAACGGCGCCTTCGAACAGAAGGGCAAGGTCCTCCCGAGTCAAAAAATTAACGCACTCGTCTGGTCCGAAAACCGCAAGGAACTTTACGTAGCCGTCGATGGCGCAGGTGTTGCACGCCTCACCCCGAAAAAGAGCGCTAACGACAAGGACCGCTGGAGCCTGTTCAACCTTGAAGACGGCATCATGGACCTCACCCCGACTGCACTCGCCGTCGACAGTTCGGGCCATGTCTGGGCAGCGCACAAGGGCGGTCTCTCGCACTTTACACTGCGCAAGTGGGAACAAGTGCAGTTTGCGAATAACACCGTAAACGACGTTTCTGTGGACCGCAAGGGCGCCATCTGGATTGCAACCGACCTTGGCGTCTGGCGCCACTTGCCTGATTACGCCACCGCCAGCGGCCGTAAGGCAGAACTTGAACGCAGTTCCAAAGAAGACCCGGAAGCGACAAAGCGCGACGACGAATGGACGCACTACCACCAGGGCAACGGCCTTTCGACAAACAAGGTCTGGGAAGTCCTCCCCGAAGGGAACGACGTGTGGTTCAGCACGGCAAACGGCATGGAACAGTACAAGGATGCCGACTACCAGCTCACCGCCTTCTACGAAAAGCTTTTGCCAGTTTTGAACATCCCGGACCTTTACCACCTCTACGGCGGCATGACCATTCCGCTGAATGACTGGGGAACGCTCGGTGTATCCGTGAACTTCGTCTCGTTCGGCTCAACCGTCGTTTCTGGCGACCTGGATGCCGATGACCTCGTAGCTTACAACAGTTCTGAAATCGTCGGCGGCGTGAGCTACGGTACGCGCTTCCCGAACGACTGGGGCCTCGGCCTCTCCATCAAGTTCTTCTATTCCGACCTGAGCTCTGGCGCAGGCGCAGGCGAAGAAGAAGCCACTACGTTCGGTTATGCATTTGACATTGGCGTCTTGAAAAAGAACCTCTTCATCCCGAAATTGAACTTCGCATTAGTCCTTGCCAACATCGGCCCGAGCGTGTACTACGTCGATAAGACCATCGAAGACCCGATTCCCCTTACCTGGCGCCTCGGCCTCTCTTACGAGATTCTCAGCATGGCAGACTACAAGTGGACTGTCGCATTCGATTACAACCGCGAAGTCGTGATGGACGATGACAAGGGCAATCCGGAACCGTTCTACATCGCCTGTTGGAAAGACCTCTTTGCCCCCGATGATGACGATGTCAATACACTCCTCCAGGGCGTTTTCAACTTCGGTACGGAATTCATTTATTCTAATACAATCGCTCTCCGCTTAGGCTACCTCTACGACCGCGTGGGCAAACGCAACGAAGTAGACTTCGGTGTAGGCGTGATGCTTTCCGACGTGTTGCAGTTCGACTGGGCTACAATCAAGAACGTAGGCCGTGCCGATGGCGTTCGCGATGGCCAGATGAGATTCGGCTTGCTGTTTAAGTTCTAG
- the rsmG gene encoding 16S rRNA (guanine(527)-N(7))-methyltransferase RsmG, with protein sequence MANSSWSKNSKPRSGASALGKDFIPHMKAPRTEFPLFNGKRVTPSLAGLDKLLHYYGVELQQETLKQIWEFHQLLRANNDDQDLTRLNAFETMVERHYADCTLINAYVPKWPARMIDVGSGAGFPGIPLKIVNPSIRLTLCEPRPNRINFLNMVIEKMGLKGIDVFGHKVTSRSMTIPVDGVISRAFELMEKTLPRIANSLKVGGRVYFMKGPAVADELKTFYPEDFGYKFVGKHFYTIPNSTQDRALIILERVE encoded by the coding sequence ATGGCAAATTCATCTTGGTCAAAGAATTCCAAACCTCGCAGTGGTGCGAGTGCGCTTGGCAAGGATTTTATCCCCCACATGAAGGCTCCGCGTACGGAGTTTCCGCTTTTTAACGGCAAGCGTGTGACGCCCTCTCTTGCAGGGCTCGACAAGCTTTTGCATTACTACGGTGTGGAACTTCAGCAGGAAACCTTGAAGCAGATTTGGGAATTCCACCAGTTGCTCCGTGCGAATAATGATGACCAGGATTTGACCCGCCTTAACGCTTTTGAGACGATGGTGGAGCGCCATTATGCCGACTGCACGCTCATCAACGCTTACGTGCCAAAGTGGCCTGCTCGCATGATTGACGTCGGTAGTGGTGCCGGTTTCCCGGGAATCCCGCTCAAGATTGTGAATCCGTCCATTCGACTTACGTTGTGCGAACCGCGCCCGAATCGTATCAACTTCCTCAACATGGTCATCGAAAAGATGGGCCTCAAGGGAATTGACGTGTTCGGCCACAAGGTCACGAGCCGCAGCATGACTATCCCTGTCGATGGCGTGATTAGCCGAGCTTTTGAGCTCATGGAAAAGACGCTCCCTCGCATTGCAAATTCTTTGAAGGTCGGCGGCCGCGTGTACTTTATGAAGGGCCCTGCGGTTGCAGACGAACTAAAAACGTTCTATCCAGAAGATTTCGGCTACAAGTTTGTCGGGAAGCATTTCTATACCATCCCGAACAGCACTCAGGACCGCGCACTGATTATTCTTGAACGCGTGGAATAA
- a CDS encoding epoxyqueuosine reductase QueH: MAEKDQTHIVQREKEIPDQIGHDKGHPKHNYQVDLDRIIRRLERTGEVPTLLLHACCAPCSSYTIEYLSQYFKITLFYYNPNIAPAEEYQHRVNEIKRFVAEFKTKYPVTLVEGEYDPKKFYDVARGLEKEPEGGKRCRKCFELRLAESARLAKELNCDYFTTTLTISPMKDAQVLNEVVQEQCDIYGIKRLPSDFKKKGGYKRSIQLSHEYNLYRQNFCGCVYSMREAEERELNKTRDI; encoded by the coding sequence ATGGCCGAAAAGGATCAAACGCACATTGTTCAGCGCGAAAAGGAGATACCCGACCAAATCGGGCATGACAAAGGCCATCCCAAGCACAATTACCAGGTCGATTTGGACCGCATCATACGCAGGCTTGAACGCACGGGTGAAGTGCCGACGCTCTTGTTGCATGCGTGTTGCGCGCCGTGCAGCAGCTACACCATCGAATACCTTTCCCAATACTTCAAGATTACACTTTTCTACTACAACCCGAACATCGCCCCCGCCGAAGAATACCAGCATCGCGTGAACGAAATCAAGCGCTTTGTCGCTGAATTTAAGACAAAGTACCCAGTTACGCTTGTCGAAGGCGAATACGACCCGAAAAAGTTTTACGATGTTGCCCGCGGGCTCGAAAAAGAACCCGAAGGAGGCAAGCGCTGCCGCAAATGCTTTGAGCTCCGCCTTGCTGAATCCGCAAGACTCGCCAAGGAACTGAATTGCGACTACTTCACGACGACGCTCACCATAAGCCCGATGAAGGACGCCCAAGTGCTCAACGAGGTCGTACAGGAACAGTGCGACATTTACGGCATCAAGCGGCTCCCAAGCGATTTCAAGAAGAAGGGCGGTTACAAGCGTTCCATCCAGCTCTCGCACGAATACAACCTCTACCGCCAGAATTTTTGCGGGTGCGTCTACTCCATGCGCGAAGCGGAAGAACGCGAATTGAATAAAACGCGTGACATTTAG
- a CDS encoding FISUMP domain-containing protein, which yields MAVLGGIVTSACSDDVTDAHETGNIRDDQPSGSIEIIEIIDKSPSKSSSSIYRSKKKDLYFSNKIEIKSSSSKQSSSSKAKDCSSSSKPIPKSSSSSAQSSSSKPASSSSEESSSSEAPKSSAELRFYNCDQYDCVTMEYLNTDISYGEMLDKRDNQVYRTLVISNHVWTAQNMNYKIETEKGSEESSWCYANNPEHCQELGRLYTWEAAQKVCPEGWHLPTADEWAELLNDHSCNVELYQDSVLIFNCSGGELKAAETWGKVNKDPNGFSVVAAGIHYTDGFHSYNEYALFWTSTEFEDPSFYAASFNESDGATLWPQNKNKYGLSVRCVKGNAE from the coding sequence ATGGCCGTCTTGGGGGGAATCGTCACAAGCGCATGCAGTGACGACGTTACCGATGCGCACGAAACAGGCAATATCCGCGACGACCAACCTTCTGGCTCCATCGAAATCATTGAGATTATCGATAAATCACCTAGCAAAAGTTCTTCTAGCATATACCGTTCCAAAAAAAAGGATCTTTACTTTTCAAATAAAATTGAAATCAAAAGTTCATCAAGCAAACAGTCATCTTCAAGCAAGGCCAAAGACTGCTCGAGCAGTTCCAAGCCAATACCTAAATCTTCCAGTTCTAGCGCCCAGTCTTCTAGCTCAAAACCCGCCAGTTCCAGCAGTGAAGAAAGTTCTAGTTCTGAGGCGCCAAAGTCCAGTGCCGAGCTCCGCTTTTACAATTGCGACCAATACGACTGCGTCACCATGGAATACCTGAATACAGACATTTCTTACGGCGAAATGCTAGACAAGCGCGACAACCAGGTTTACCGCACCCTCGTCATCAGTAACCATGTGTGGACCGCACAAAACATGAACTATAAAATCGAGACCGAAAAGGGCAGCGAAGAATCCAGTTGGTGCTACGCCAACAACCCCGAACACTGTCAAGAACTTGGCCGCCTTTACACTTGGGAAGCCGCTCAAAAAGTTTGTCCTGAAGGCTGGCATTTGCCCACCGCCGATGAATGGGCGGAACTTTTAAATGACCACTCTTGCAACGTTGAACTTTATCAAGACTCTGTTCTCATTTTCAATTGCTCCGGAGGCGAATTAAAAGCAGCCGAAACATGGGGCAAGGTCAACAAGGATCCCAACGGATTTTCCGTCGTTGCAGCAGGAATTCACTACACAGACGGATTCCATTCGTACAACGAATACGCTTTATTTTGGACATCAACAGAATTTGAAGATCCTTCCTTCTATGCGGCTAGTTTCAACGAATCCGACGGCGCAACCCTTTGGCCCCAAAACAAAAACAAATACGGGCTTTCTGTCCGTTGCGTCAAAGGAAACGCTGAGTAA
- a CDS encoding YgiQ family radical SAM protein: MYDPRFLPICKEDLDELGWDYVDVIIISADAYVDHPCFGHAVVGRLLEHEGLRVAILPQPNWRDDLRDFKKLGKPRLFFAISSGMDSMVNHYTAAKRLRSDDAFTPGNKAGFRPDYATYTYAKILKMLYPDVPLLIGGLESSLRRVTHYDYWSNRLKPSILFDTQADILVYGMGEKPLKEIVRLLKKGVPFSSLNSVPQTAYLAPKGNVPKNSNWEDLRLYSYEECLESKRNQIENCRQVDIECNKWFQRRILQDVAEQTVVINPAYPPMEYGELDESFEYPYAREPHPRYKKRGNIPAFDMIKFSINTHRGCFGGCSFCAINAHQGKFIASRSRESILREVEIVTQMEGFAGTITDLGGPSANMYNMRGRDPSRCQKCARASCLTPKICDNMDTHHAEILSLYREVRNHPKVKHLFIGSGVRYDMLLQETDDEELRKDHEEYARELIDYHVSGRLKVAPEHTSDAVLKLMRKPSFTLFHKFKEFFDDECKRIGKKQQLIPYFISSHPGCTEADMAELALETKQLGFQLEQVQDFTPTPMTIATEMFYAEMTPDGKPLFVAKTPEEKANQKQFFFWYIPANRPHLREVLERLKMGKVSRLLLSRTAMAEGKEYFPSKEREENEDFRNREMQKRDERTNALRPKKEKVKNRWRDEGYEPRGDRWEDNREMRLGMRGDRYEGRERFGENRREQRFETRYEPRENRRDFDRRSNVFEDRRDFDRNGDRRGNQQNAPFREHRNVEDKNRFNSGEINLASRRSHGKGFKKPSFKK, encoded by the coding sequence ATGTACGATCCTCGATTTTTACCCATTTGCAAAGAAGACCTGGACGAACTCGGTTGGGATTACGTTGACGTGATTATCATCAGCGCCGACGCCTACGTGGACCACCCTTGCTTTGGGCATGCGGTTGTCGGACGACTTTTGGAACACGAGGGTTTGCGCGTGGCGATTTTGCCGCAGCCGAACTGGCGCGACGACTTGCGCGATTTCAAGAAGCTTGGGAAGCCGAGACTTTTCTTTGCCATTTCGAGCGGCATGGACTCCATGGTGAACCACTACACCGCAGCAAAGCGCCTCCGCAGTGACGACGCCTTCACGCCGGGGAACAAGGCCGGATTCCGCCCGGATTACGCGACATACACATACGCAAAAATTTTGAAGATGCTCTACCCCGATGTGCCGCTGCTCATTGGAGGTCTCGAATCGAGCCTTCGCCGCGTGACGCATTACGACTACTGGAGCAACAGACTCAAGCCGAGTATTTTGTTCGATACGCAGGCCGATATTCTCGTTTACGGCATGGGCGAAAAGCCGCTGAAAGAAATCGTTCGTTTGCTCAAAAAAGGCGTTCCGTTCTCGAGCCTGAATTCTGTTCCGCAAACTGCCTACTTGGCGCCTAAAGGGAACGTTCCGAAGAACAGCAATTGGGAAGACTTGCGTTTGTACAGCTACGAGGAATGCCTAGAAAGCAAGCGGAATCAAATCGAGAACTGCCGCCAAGTGGATATCGAATGTAACAAGTGGTTCCAGCGCCGCATTCTGCAAGATGTCGCCGAACAGACCGTGGTGATTAACCCCGCGTACCCGCCGATGGAATACGGCGAACTCGACGAAAGCTTTGAATACCCCTACGCCCGCGAACCGCACCCGCGCTACAAAAAGCGCGGCAACATTCCGGCGTTCGACATGATCAAGTTCAGCATCAACACGCACCGCGGCTGTTTTGGCGGTTGCAGTTTCTGCGCCATCAACGCACACCAGGGCAAATTCATCGCAAGCCGTAGCCGCGAAAGCATTCTGCGCGAAGTCGAAATCGTGACGCAGATGGAAGGATTTGCCGGAACAATCACAGACCTCGGCGGCCCTAGCGCAAATATGTACAACATGCGTGGACGCGACCCGAGCCGTTGCCAAAAGTGCGCTCGTGCAAGTTGCCTTACACCCAAGATTTGCGACAACATGGACACGCACCACGCCGAAATCTTGAGCCTTTATCGCGAAGTGCGCAACCATCCGAAAGTGAAGCATCTGTTCATCGGAAGCGGCGTTCGTTACGACATGCTCTTGCAGGAGACGGATGACGAAGAACTCCGCAAGGACCACGAAGAATACGCCCGCGAACTCATCGACTACCACGTGAGCGGCCGCTTGAAGGTTGCGCCGGAGCACACAAGCGACGCCGTGCTGAAACTGATGCGCAAGCCGAGCTTTACGCTGTTTCACAAGTTCAAGGAATTCTTTGACGACGAATGCAAACGCATCGGTAAAAAGCAGCAACTGATTCCGTACTTTATCAGTAGCCATCCGGGATGCACCGAAGCCGACATGGCTGAACTTGCGCTCGAAACAAAGCAATTGGGTTTCCAGTTGGAACAAGTTCAAGACTTTACACCAACGCCGATGACGATTGCGACCGAGATGTTCTACGCTGAAATGACGCCGGACGGAAAGCCGCTCTTTGTCGCGAAAACGCCCGAAGAAAAGGCGAACCAGAAGCAATTCTTCTTCTGGTACATCCCCGCAAACCGCCCGCATCTGCGCGAAGTCTTGGAACGGCTCAAGATGGGTAAGGTCAGCCGCTTGTTGCTGAGCCGCACGGCAATGGCCGAAGGCAAGGAATACTTCCCCAGCAAGGAACGCGAAGAAAACGAAGACTTCCGCAACCGCGAAATGCAAAAGCGCGACGAACGCACGAATGCATTACGCCCGAAAAAAGAGAAGGTCAAGAATCGTTGGCGAGATGAAGGGTACGAGCCGCGCGGGGACCGCTGGGAGGATAATCGCGAAATGCGCCTAGGAATGCGCGGGGACCGCTACGAAGGCCGCGAACGCTTTGGCGAGAATCGCCGAGAACAACGTTTTGAAACGCGATATGAACCGCGCGAGAATCGCCGCGACTTTGACCGCCGAAGCAATGTATTCGAAGACCGCCGAGATTTCGATCGCAATGGGGATCGCCGCGGGAACCAGCAGAATGCGCCGTTCCGCGAACACCGCAATGTCGAAGACAAGAACCGCTTCAACAGCGGCGAAATAAACCTCGCCAGCCGCCGTTCACACGGTAAAGGCTTCAAGAAGCCTTCGTTTAAGAAGTAA
- a CDS encoding helix-turn-helix domain-containing protein: protein MAELSIFSSRLKNARIMMGLSMDELCASMGNKVSKMAISKYEKGLMAPSSDIVIALSKALHQPIDYFFRPFAVQVESVRFRKKSSLPQKKENGIREAIADLMERYINIEEICGDETIQSPLPRISASSSKEVKAAAAKIRKEWNLGLDGIVNVIDLLERNGVKVIEIDAPDSFDGMSSLVNEKFHVVILNKTFSVERKRFTALHELGHLVLQFPKNINNKQEETFCHLFASEMLLPESELKRILGSTRKDISYQELKAIQLSYGISCDAIMYKAKDCGIISEQRFRTFCIQKNRAKGFKALIERTLFHQETSTRFVSLVYKALSKELITTSKAANLLHQDIEQVRRDLALV, encoded by the coding sequence ATGGCGGAACTTTCTATTTTTTCATCAAGGCTTAAAAATGCCCGCATCATGATGGGGCTTTCTATGGACGAACTCTGCGCGTCTATGGGAAACAAAGTCTCAAAGATGGCCATTTCCAAATACGAAAAAGGTTTGATGGCTCCAAGCAGCGATATCGTCATCGCATTGTCAAAAGCACTTCACCAGCCTATTGATTATTTCTTTAGGCCCTTTGCCGTACAAGTCGAATCTGTTCGATTCCGTAAAAAAAGTTCTCTCCCGCAAAAAAAAGAGAACGGCATCCGCGAAGCCATTGCGGACCTTATGGAACGTTATATCAACATCGAAGAAATCTGTGGCGATGAAACGATACAATCGCCCCTTCCCCGCATAAGCGCATCTTCGTCCAAAGAAGTCAAGGCAGCAGCAGCTAAAATCCGCAAAGAATGGAACCTTGGTCTAGACGGCATCGTGAATGTTATTGACTTGCTCGAACGAAACGGAGTAAAAGTTATCGAAATTGATGCACCAGATTCATTCGATGGCATGAGTTCTCTAGTCAATGAAAAATTCCATGTAGTCATTCTAAACAAAACTTTTTCCGTCGAAAGAAAACGCTTTACGGCACTACATGAACTTGGACATTTGGTTCTGCAATTCCCTAAAAACATCAACAATAAGCAAGAAGAAACTTTCTGTCACCTGTTTGCTAGCGAAATGTTGCTTCCCGAATCAGAACTCAAACGAATTCTCGGGAGCACTCGAAAAGACATTTCATATCAGGAGCTGAAAGCGATTCAACTTTCTTACGGAATTTCTTGTGACGCCATCATGTACAAAGCAAAAGATTGCGGCATCATTTCGGAACAACGATTCCGCACCTTCTGCATCCAGAAAAACCGAGCAAAAGGATTCAAGGCACTTATAGAAAGAACCTTATTCCACCAAGAAACGTCAACCCGTTTCGTTAGCCTAGTTTACAAGGCTCTGAGCAAAGAACTTATTACTACATCCAAGGCTGCAAACCTTTTGCATCAAGACATTGAACAAGTTCGAAGAGATCTAGCCTTGGTATGA
- a CDS encoding 50S ribosomal protein L11 methyltransferase, whose translation MQKIETWYKAEGNCPDEEYEIASYLLFEAGVATLEELDPVTAGRTEFCFYTGDKAERDRIVAEFPQYNFVVTEEPAKDWDKWWRDRAQPVAVSEHLWVRPPWVEFTPEDPEAVVLELEAKTAFGTGEHETTSSCAALMENIDFKGKTVLDIGTGTGILAMFARRKGASLAVGTEIDPLTIPCIAENFERNGFGESDCVLGFLDAFKDGTKFDVILCNMIRSELWPLRDDIEDLLAEGGELIISGQLVTEKDYILKWFDEAGFKVSVERTKGEWWSVLARS comes from the coding sequence ATGCAGAAAATTGAAACTTGGTACAAGGCTGAGGGCAATTGCCCCGATGAAGAATATGAAATTGCAAGCTACCTGCTTTTCGAGGCGGGTGTTGCGACGCTCGAAGAACTCGACCCGGTGACCGCTGGCCGCACGGAGTTCTGTTTTTACACGGGCGACAAGGCGGAACGTGACCGCATCGTGGCGGAATTTCCGCAGTACAACTTTGTTGTAACGGAAGAGCCTGCAAAGGATTGGGACAAGTGGTGGCGCGACCGTGCGCAGCCGGTGGCTGTGAGCGAGCACCTTTGGGTTCGTCCACCTTGGGTGGAATTTACGCCGGAAGATCCTGAAGCGGTTGTCTTGGAACTTGAGGCAAAGACTGCATTTGGTACGGGCGAGCACGAGACAACGAGTAGCTGTGCTGCGCTCATGGAAAATATCGATTTCAAGGGCAAGACGGTTCTCGACATCGGTACGGGAACGGGCATCCTCGCGATGTTTGCACGTCGCAAGGGCGCAAGCCTTGCTGTGGGAACGGAAATCGACCCGCTTACGATTCCCTGCATTGCGGAAAACTTTGAACGCAATGGTTTTGGTGAAAGCGACTGCGTGCTCGGATTCCTGGATGCGTTCAAGGACGGAACGAAGTTCGACGTGATTCTCTGCAACATGATCCGCAGTGAACTTTGGCCGCTCCGCGATGACATCGAAGACTTGCTCGCCGAAGGCGGCGAACTCATCATCAGCGGACAGCTTGTCACAGAAAAGGATTACATCCTCAAATGGTTCGATGAAGCTGGTTTCAAAGTCTCTGTCGAACGCACCAAAGGCGAATGGTGGAGCGTGCTTGCACGCTCCTAA
- a CDS encoding Fic family protein, whose product MLYIHQFPDWTRFRFDSPKVLQALGQTRLEEGKLIGIMQICGLKDIEAKLLAEDIVANYAIDGYTLDSAHTLAEVELKSKGSQNFIKNYLGAIQNASQPLTAERLFSWHSAMGQNKVLKFREIPSEVQTTIDEKQLHFVGPNPERLQSEMKNFLSWFESANIDGVIKAAIAHFWFITIRPFADANGRLARAITAMQLARAENTTHCQYALNKQINVHKSDYFKILARTQAASGDLTEWILWFLQMMRDAIKDSEQLFASEISRIQFRNAHASTTFSEREQQLIDEIMAGRLAQPFTAKEAAALFNASHDTALREIQSLMDKGILETNKKGGRSMRYRLKIASVSEN is encoded by the coding sequence ATGCTTTACATCCACCAATTCCCAGACTGGACGCGATTCCGCTTCGATTCTCCCAAGGTGCTCCAAGCGCTTGGGCAGACACGCCTTGAAGAAGGCAAGCTCATCGGAATCATGCAAATCTGTGGACTCAAGGACATCGAAGCAAAACTCCTCGCCGAAGACATCGTCGCCAATTACGCCATCGACGGCTACACGCTGGATTCCGCGCACACACTTGCCGAAGTAGAACTCAAAAGCAAAGGCTCGCAAAACTTTATCAAAAACTACCTCGGCGCCATCCAAAACGCCTCGCAGCCCCTCACCGCAGAACGCCTTTTCAGCTGGCATTCTGCGATGGGTCAGAACAAAGTCCTAAAGTTCCGCGAAATTCCGAGCGAAGTGCAAACGACCATCGACGAAAAGCAACTCCATTTTGTAGGCCCGAACCCGGAACGCCTCCAAAGCGAAATGAAAAACTTTTTATCGTGGTTCGAGAGCGCAAATATAGACGGGGTGATTAAAGCCGCAATTGCACATTTCTGGTTCATCACGATTCGCCCCTTCGCCGACGCAAATGGCAGACTCGCCCGCGCCATCACAGCCATGCAACTCGCCCGCGCCGAAAACACAACGCATTGCCAATACGCACTGAACAAACAAATTAACGTCCACAAAAGCGACTACTTCAAGATTCTCGCACGCACACAAGCCGCAAGCGGTGACCTCACCGAATGGATTTTATGGTTCCTGCAAATGATGCGAGACGCCATCAAAGATAGCGAACAACTTTTCGCCTCCGAAATCAGCCGCATCCAGTTCCGCAACGCCCACGCAAGCACCACCTTCAGCGAACGCGAACAACAACTCATCGACGAAATCATGGCAGGCCGCCTCGCGCAACCCTTCACCGCCAAAGAAGCTGCCGCCCTTTTCAACGCAAGCCACGACACCGCCCTCCGCGAAATCCAAAGCCTCATGGACAAAGGAATCCTCGAGACAAATAAAAAAGGCGGCCGCAGCATGCGATACAGACTGAAGATTGCTAGCGTATCCGAGAATTGA